The following are from one region of the Cynocephalus volans isolate mCynVol1 chromosome 17, mCynVol1.pri, whole genome shotgun sequence genome:
- the LOC134365525 gene encoding DNA repair protein SWI5 homolog: MTEKSSTPASGRRTPGLRRTEPGLSRSCPRAFWSPQPSSKSGQVDGTSKENLHLDIQKLKEERDMLDREISRFIFESYSVDELGDHISQLYEHNDIKDMGQALLGKLVLSLLRSCRWV; this comes from the exons ATGACTGAAAAAAG TTCAACCCCTGCCTCGGGGCGTAggaccccagggctcaggag GACTGAGCCAGGACTGAGCCGAAGCTGCCCCAGGGCTTTCTGGTCCCCT CAGCCATCTTCCAAGTCTGGCCAGGTGGATGGGACCAGCAAGGAGAATCTGCACCTTGACATTCAGAAACTGAAGGAGGAGAGGGACATGCTGGACAGGGAGATCTCCCGATTCATATTTGA GAGCTACAGTGTGGATGAACTGGGGGACCACATCTCCCAGCTCTATGAGCATAATGACATCAAGGACATGGGGCAGGCGCTGCTGGGCAAACTAG TACTGAGCCTGCTTCGGAGCTGCAGGTGGGTTTGA